In the Streptomyces sp. BHT-5-2 genome, one interval contains:
- a CDS encoding IS110 family transposase: MIDVSEIGAFLGLDVGKSEHHATAVTPAGRKAFDKRLPNSEPKLRDVFAKLKAKHGTVLVVVDQPASIGALPLAVARDMDCPVAYLPGLTMRRIADLYPGEAKTDARDAFIIADAARSMPHTLRAVELADEAVAELEMIVGFDDDLAGEATRISNRLRGLLTQIHPSLERVLGPRMQHPAVLKLLDQCGSPAQVRKAGRRRLVNLIRPKAPRMAERLVDDIFTALDEQTVVVPGTAAAALIVPSLASSLQSVLDQRKLLATRIEELLEAHPLSKVLTSMPGIGVRTGARILIDIGDASSFPSAAHLAAYAGLAPATRSSGSSIRGEQPSRRGNKQLKRAFFLSAFAALADPVSRAYYDKKIAQGKHHTQALLCLARRRADVLFAMLRDGTFYQPQPAPTG; encoded by the coding sequence GTGATCGACGTCAGTGAGATCGGCGCCTTCCTCGGCCTGGACGTCGGCAAGAGCGAACACCACGCCACCGCCGTCACTCCGGCCGGAAGGAAGGCCTTCGACAAGCGGCTGCCCAACAGCGAACCCAAGCTCCGCGACGTGTTCGCCAAGCTGAAAGCCAAGCACGGCACCGTGCTCGTGGTCGTCGACCAGCCCGCCTCCATCGGCGCCCTGCCGCTGGCCGTGGCCCGCGACATGGACTGCCCCGTGGCTTACCTGCCGGGCCTGACGATGCGGCGGATCGCCGACCTCTACCCCGGTGAAGCCAAAACCGACGCCCGCGACGCCTTCATCATCGCGGACGCGGCCCGGTCGATGCCGCACACTCTGCGGGCCGTCGAGCTTGCCGACGAGGCAGTAGCCGAGCTGGAAATGATCGTGGGTTTCGACGACGACCTGGCCGGCGAAGCCACCCGCATCAGCAACAGACTGCGGGGACTGCTGACACAGATCCACCCGTCGCTGGAACGGGTACTGGGACCGCGAATGCAGCACCCAGCCGTGCTCAAGCTGCTCGACCAGTGCGGTTCGCCGGCCCAGGTCCGCAAGGCCGGACGGCGTCGGCTGGTGAACCTGATCCGCCCAAAGGCACCACGGATGGCGGAACGGCTCGTCGATGACATCTTCACCGCCCTGGACGAGCAGACAGTGGTCGTGCCAGGCACGGCCGCGGCCGCATTGATCGTCCCCAGCCTCGCCAGCTCGCTCCAGTCGGTACTTGACCAGCGCAAACTCCTCGCCACAAGGATCGAGGAACTGCTGGAGGCTCACCCTCTTTCCAAGGTCCTGACGTCCATGCCGGGGATCGGCGTCAGGACCGGAGCACGCATCCTCATCGACATCGGCGACGCCAGCAGCTTCCCCAGCGCCGCCCACCTCGCCGCCTACGCCGGCCTCGCCCCGGCAACCCGCAGTTCCGGGTCCTCCATCCGCGGCGAACAGCCATCGCGCAGAGGAAACAAACAGCTCAAACGCGCCTTCTTCCTCTCCGCGTTCGCCGCCCTGGCCGACCCCGTCTCCAGGGCCTACTACGACAAGAAGATCGCCCAGGGAAAACACCACACCCAAGCCCTCCTCTGCCTCGCCAGACGACGAGCCGACGTGCTCTTCGCCATGCTCCGCGACGGCACCTTCTACCAACCCCAACCAGCCCCCACGGGTTGA
- a CDS encoding citrate synthase 2, whose amino-acid sequence MSDFVPGLEGVVAFETEIAEPDKEGGALRYRGVDIEDLVGHVSFENVWGLLVDGAFKPGLPPAEPFPIPVHSGDIRVDVQSALAMLAPVWGLKPLLDIDERTARDNLARAAVMALSYVAQSARGQGLPMVPQKEIDKAETVVERFMKRWRGEPDPKHVKAVDAYWTSAAEHGMNASTFTARVVASTGADVAAALSGAVGAMSGPLHGGAPSRVLGMIEEIERTGDASAYVRRALDNGERLMGFGHRVYRAEDPRARVLRRTAKELGAPRFEVAEALEKAALEELHNRRPDRVLATNVEFWAAIVLDFAEVPAHMFTSMFTCARTAGWSAHILEQKRTGRLVRPSARYVGPGARSPRDIAGYDGMVRL is encoded by the coding sequence ATGTCCGACTTCGTTCCCGGGCTTGAGGGAGTCGTCGCGTTCGAGACGGAGATCGCCGAACCCGACAAGGAAGGCGGCGCGCTCCGCTACCGCGGGGTGGACATCGAGGATCTCGTCGGGCACGTCTCGTTCGAGAACGTCTGGGGGCTGCTGGTCGACGGGGCGTTCAAGCCGGGGCTGCCGCCCGCCGAGCCGTTCCCGATCCCCGTGCACTCGGGTGACATCCGCGTGGACGTGCAGTCCGCGCTGGCCATGCTGGCGCCCGTATGGGGCCTGAAACCGCTGCTCGACATCGACGAGCGGACCGCCCGCGACAACCTCGCCCGGGCCGCGGTGATGGCGCTGTCCTACGTCGCCCAGTCGGCGCGCGGGCAGGGCCTGCCGATGGTGCCGCAGAAGGAGATCGACAAGGCGGAGACGGTCGTGGAGCGCTTCATGAAGCGCTGGCGCGGGGAGCCCGACCCCAAGCACGTCAAGGCCGTCGACGCCTACTGGACCTCGGCCGCCGAGCACGGCATGAACGCCTCCACGTTCACCGCCCGGGTCGTCGCCTCGACCGGCGCGGACGTCGCCGCGGCGCTCTCCGGGGCGGTCGGCGCCATGTCCGGCCCGCTGCACGGCGGCGCACCGTCCCGCGTCCTCGGCATGATCGAGGAGATCGAGCGGACCGGCGACGCGTCCGCCTACGTCCGCCGGGCGCTGGACAACGGCGAGCGGCTGATGGGCTTCGGCCACCGCGTCTACCGCGCGGAGGACCCGCGGGCGCGGGTCCTGCGGCGCACCGCCAAGGAACTGGGCGCCCCGCGCTTCGAGGTCGCCGAGGCCCTGGAGAAGGCGGCCCTGGAGGAGCTCCACAACCGCCGCCCGGACCGCGTGCTGGCCACCAACGTGGAGTTCTGGGCGGCGATCGTCCTGGACTTCGCGGAGGTCCCGGCGCACATGTTCACGTCCATGTTCACCTGCGCCCGCACGGCGGGGTGGAGCGCGCACATCCTCGAACAGAAGCGGACCGGCCGCCTTGTGCGGCCGTCTGCGCGGTATGTCGGCCCCGGCGCGCGCAGCCCTCGGGATATTGCCGGCTACGACGGCATGGTTCGTCTGTAG
- the pdxH gene encoding pyridoxamine 5'-phosphate oxidase: MRAHYRAEGIAESDLAASPYDQFGRWFKDAAAAGLHEPNAMVVSTADAAGRPSSRTVLLKAFDERGFVFFTNYTSRKGRDLAGNPHLSLLFPWYPLARQIVVIGTAERIGRDETAAYFRTRPHGSQLGAWASEQSAPIASRDELERAYEELAARYPEGEQVPAPPHWGGYRVTPESIEFWQGRLNRLHDRLRYVREGAPEAGQWRVERLAP; the protein is encoded by the coding sequence ATGCGCGCGCACTACCGCGCCGAGGGAATCGCCGAGTCCGACCTCGCCGCGAGCCCCTACGACCAGTTCGGACGCTGGTTCAAGGACGCGGCGGCAGCCGGTCTGCACGAGCCGAACGCCATGGTCGTCTCGACGGCGGACGCCGCCGGCCGGCCCAGTTCAAGAACCGTGCTGCTGAAGGCATTCGACGAGCGCGGCTTCGTCTTCTTCACCAACTACACCAGCCGCAAGGGCCGCGACCTGGCCGGGAACCCGCACCTCTCGCTGCTGTTCCCCTGGTATCCGCTGGCCCGCCAGATCGTCGTGATCGGCACCGCCGAGCGCATCGGCCGGGACGAGACCGCCGCCTACTTCCGCACCCGTCCGCACGGCTCCCAACTGGGGGCATGGGCCAGCGAGCAGTCCGCGCCGATCGCCTCGCGCGACGAACTGGAGCGCGCCTACGAGGAGTTGGCGGCCCGCTACCCGGAGGGCGAGCAGGTTCCGGCGCCGCCGCACTGGGGCGGCTACCGCGTCACCCCCGAGAGCATCGAGTTCTGGCAGGGCCGCCTGAACCGCCTCCACGACCGGCTGCGGTACGTCCGCGAGGGTGCGCCGGAGGCCGGCCAGTGGCGGGTGGAGCGCCTCGCGCCGTAA
- a CDS encoding enoyl-CoA hydratase family protein: MTDVERAHERGITTLTLNSPHNRNALSTRLVAALHRALADAAADDTVRAVVLAHTGTTFCAGADLSEATAGDAKDGPLGLARLLRALVELPKPVVARVTGHVRAGGLGLLGACDLSVAGPDATFAFTEARLGLAPAVISLPLLPRLDARAAARYYLTGERFGPAEAARIGLVTLAADDVDTGLAPLLDGVRKGSPQGLAESKKLVTADVLAAFDRDTDALAEQSARLFASPEAREGMTAFLERRDPAWVR; this comes from the coding sequence ATGACGGACGTGGAGCGCGCCCACGAGCGCGGAATCACCACCCTCACCCTCAACTCCCCCCACAACCGCAACGCGCTCTCCACCCGCCTGGTCGCCGCACTGCACCGGGCACTCGCGGACGCGGCCGCCGACGACACCGTCCGGGCCGTGGTGCTCGCCCACACCGGCACCACGTTCTGCGCCGGCGCGGACCTCTCCGAGGCCACCGCGGGCGACGCCAAGGACGGCCCCCTGGGGCTCGCCCGGCTGCTGCGCGCCCTCGTCGAGCTGCCCAAACCGGTCGTCGCCCGGGTCACCGGCCACGTCCGCGCCGGCGGGCTCGGCCTGCTCGGCGCCTGCGACCTCTCCGTCGCGGGCCCGGACGCCACCTTCGCCTTCACCGAGGCACGGCTCGGCCTCGCCCCCGCAGTGATCTCGCTACCCCTGCTGCCCCGGTTGGACGCCCGGGCCGCCGCCCGCTACTACCTCACCGGCGAGCGGTTCGGCCCGGCCGAGGCGGCCCGGATCGGCCTCGTCACCCTCGCCGCCGACGACGTCGACACCGGCCTCGCCCCGCTGCTCGACGGGGTCCGCAAGGGCTCCCCGCAGGGCCTCGCCGAGTCCAAGAAACTGGTCACCGCCGACGTGCTGGCCGCCTTCGACCGCGACACCGACGCGCTCGCCGAACAGTCCGCACGGCTCTTCGCCTCCCCCGAGGCCCGCGAGGGCATGACCGCCTTCCTGGAGCGACGGGACCCGGCATGGGTGCGCTGA
- a CDS encoding acyl-CoA dehydrogenase family protein — protein MSNALSNPVIESEEHRALRAAVAALGGRYGREYFTTVVAEGAHTDALWQEAAKAGYLGVNLPEEYGGGGAGITELAIVLEELGAAGCPLLMLVVSPAICGTVVARFGTEQQKRAWLPGLADGSRKMAFGITEPDAGSNSHRITTTARREGGDWILNGRKIFVSGVDIADATLIVGRTEDARTGKLKPCLFIVPRETPGFGRSPVQMELAAPEKQFELTLDEVRLPADALVGEEDAGLLQLFAGLNPERIMTAAFALGMGRYALARAVDYARTRQVWKEPIGAHQALAHPLAQCHIELELAALMMRKAALLYDAGDDVAAGEAANMAKYAAAEAAVHTVDQAVHTLGGNGLTREYGLASLITAARVARIAPVSREMILNYVSHQSLGLPKSY, from the coding sequence ATGAGCAACGCCCTGAGCAACCCCGTGATCGAGTCCGAGGAGCACCGCGCCCTGCGTGCGGCCGTCGCCGCGCTCGGCGGCCGCTACGGCCGGGAGTACTTCACCACCGTCGTCGCCGAGGGCGCCCACACCGACGCGCTGTGGCAGGAGGCCGCCAAGGCCGGCTACCTCGGTGTCAACCTCCCCGAGGAGTACGGCGGCGGGGGCGCCGGCATCACCGAACTCGCCATCGTCCTCGAGGAGTTGGGCGCCGCCGGCTGCCCCCTGTTGATGCTGGTGGTCTCGCCGGCGATCTGCGGCACGGTCGTCGCCCGCTTCGGCACCGAGCAGCAGAAGCGCGCCTGGCTGCCCGGACTGGCCGACGGCAGCCGCAAGATGGCCTTCGGCATCACCGAACCGGACGCCGGCTCCAACTCCCACCGGATCACCACCACCGCCCGCAGGGAGGGCGGGGACTGGATCCTCAACGGGCGGAAGATCTTCGTCTCCGGAGTGGACATCGCCGACGCGACACTGATCGTCGGCCGCACCGAGGACGCGCGTACCGGCAAGCTCAAGCCCTGCCTGTTCATCGTCCCGCGCGAGACCCCCGGCTTCGGCCGCAGCCCCGTGCAGATGGAACTGGCCGCCCCGGAGAAGCAGTTCGAGCTGACCCTGGACGAGGTGCGGCTGCCGGCCGACGCGCTCGTGGGCGAAGAGGACGCCGGACTGCTCCAGCTCTTCGCCGGCCTCAACCCCGAACGCATCATGACCGCCGCGTTCGCCCTCGGCATGGGCCGCTACGCACTGGCCAGGGCCGTCGACTACGCCCGCACCCGCCAGGTCTGGAAGGAGCCGATCGGCGCCCACCAGGCCCTCGCCCATCCGCTGGCCCAGTGCCACATCGAACTGGAGCTGGCCGCCCTGATGATGCGCAAGGCCGCGCTGCTCTACGACGCCGGCGACGACGTGGCCGCCGGCGAGGCCGCCAACATGGCCAAGTACGCGGCGGCCGAGGCCGCGGTGCACACCGTCGACCAGGCCGTGCACACCCTGGGCGGCAACGGCCTCACCCGGGAATACGGGCTGGCGTCGCTGATCACCGCCGCCCGGGTGGCCCGGATCGCCCCCGTCAGCCGGGAGATGATCCTCAACTACGTCTCCCACCAGTCCCTGGGGCTGCCCAAGTCGTACTGA
- a CDS encoding metal-dependent transcriptional regulator translates to MSGLIDTTEMYLRTILELEEEGVVPMRARIAERLEQSGPTVSQTVARMERDGLLTVAGDRHLELTEEGRRLATRVMRKHRLAECLLVDVIGLEWEQVHAEACRWEHVMSEAVERRVVELLRHPTESPYGNPIPGLAELGEKAEVDPFLDAGMVSLMDLDPGADGKTAVVRRIGEPIQADPQLMYTLRRAGVQPGAVVSVTESPAGVLVGSSGEAAELDAEIASHVFVAKR, encoded by the coding sequence ATGTCCGGATTGATCGACACCACGGAGATGTATCTCCGCACCATCCTCGAACTGGAAGAGGAGGGTGTGGTCCCCATGCGGGCCCGCATCGCGGAGCGGCTGGAACAGAGCGGCCCGACGGTCAGCCAGACCGTGGCCCGCATGGAGCGGGACGGTCTGCTCACGGTCGCGGGCGACCGGCACCTGGAGCTGACGGAGGAGGGCCGCCGGCTGGCGACGCGGGTGATGCGCAAGCACCGCCTCGCCGAGTGCCTGCTGGTCGACGTCATCGGTCTGGAGTGGGAGCAGGTGCACGCCGAGGCGTGCCGCTGGGAGCACGTGATGAGCGAGGCGGTCGAGCGCCGCGTCGTGGAGCTGCTGCGCCACCCCACCGAGTCCCCGTACGGCAACCCCATCCCGGGCCTGGCGGAGCTGGGCGAGAAGGCCGAGGTCGATCCGTTCCTGGACGCCGGCATGGTGAGCCTGATGGATCTGGACCCGGGCGCCGACGGCAAGACGGCCGTGGTGCGCCGGATCGGCGAGCCCATCCAGGCCGACCCCCAGCTGATGTACACGCTGCGGCGGGCCGGGGTGCAGCCGGGCGCGGTGGTCAGCGTGACGGAGTCCCCGGCAGGGGTGCTGGTCGGCAGCAGCGGCGAGGCCGCCGAGCTGGACGCCGAGATCGCCAGTCATGTCTTCGTCGCCAAGCGCTGA
- a CDS encoding TetR/AcrR family transcriptional regulator: MGALTPARGAKEPQQERSRATRLGLLEAAVACLAERGWTGSTVSVVAERAGVSRGAAQHHFRTREDLFTAAVEHVAEKRQGALRDALAHDLPPAGSQARTRRIVEELVGLYTGPLFRAALHLWVAASDEEQLRERVTALEARVGREAHRTAVALLAADESVPGVRETVQGLLDMARGLGLANLLTDDSARRVGVVTQWAAIIDTVLAGSRP; this comes from the coding sequence ATGGGTGCGCTGACCCCGGCCCGCGGAGCCAAGGAGCCCCAGCAGGAACGCAGCCGGGCCACCCGGCTCGGGCTGCTGGAGGCCGCCGTCGCCTGCCTCGCGGAGCGCGGCTGGACCGGCAGCACGGTCTCCGTCGTCGCCGAGCGGGCGGGCGTCTCCCGGGGCGCCGCCCAGCACCACTTCCGCACCCGCGAGGACCTGTTCACCGCGGCCGTCGAGCACGTAGCGGAGAAACGCCAGGGCGCCCTGAGGGACGCCCTGGCACACGACCTGCCGCCGGCCGGCTCCCAGGCCCGCACCCGGCGGATCGTCGAGGAACTGGTCGGCCTCTACACCGGCCCCCTCTTCCGCGCCGCGCTCCACCTGTGGGTGGCGGCCTCCGACGAGGAGCAGCTCCGCGAACGCGTCACCGCCCTGGAGGCCCGGGTGGGCCGTGAGGCGCACCGCACGGCCGTCGCGCTGCTCGCCGCCGACGAGTCCGTCCCCGGCGTCCGGGAGACGGTCCAGGGCCTCCTGGACATGGCCCGCGGCCTGGGCCTGGCGAACCTCCTGACGGACGATTCGGCGCGACGGGTCGGGGTTGTCACGCAATGGGCTGCGATCATCGACACCGTGCTGGCGGGCTCGCGCCCGTAG
- a CDS encoding IS110 family transposase: MIDVSEIGAFLGLDVGKSEHHATAVTPAGRKAFDKRLPNSEPKLRDVFAKLKAKHGTVLVVVDQPASIGALPLAVARDMDCPVAYLPGLTMRRIADLYPGEAKPDARDAFIIADAARSMPHTLRAVELADEAVAELEMIVGFDDDLAGEATRISNRLRGLLTQIHPSLERVLGPRMQHPAVLKLLDQCGSPAQVRKAGRRRLVNLIRPKAPRMAERLVDDIFTALDEQTVVVPGTAAAALIVPSLASSLQSVLDQRKLLATRIEELLEAHPLSKVLTSMPGIGVRTGARILIDIGDASSFPSAAHLAAYAGLAPATRSSGSSIRGEQPSRRGNKQLKRAFFLSAFAALADPVSRAYYDKKIAQGKHHTQALLCLARRRADVLFAMLRDGTFYQPQPAPTG; encoded by the coding sequence GTGATCGACGTCAGTGAGATCGGCGCCTTCCTCGGCCTGGACGTCGGCAAGAGCGAACACCACGCCACCGCCGTCACTCCGGCCGGAAGGAAGGCCTTCGACAAGCGGCTGCCCAACAGCGAACCCAAGCTCCGCGACGTGTTCGCCAAGCTGAAAGCCAAGCACGGCACCGTGCTCGTGGTCGTCGACCAGCCCGCCTCCATCGGCGCCCTGCCGCTGGCCGTGGCCCGCGACATGGACTGCCCCGTGGCTTACCTGCCGGGCCTGACGATGCGGCGGATCGCCGACCTCTACCCCGGTGAAGCCAAACCCGACGCCCGCGACGCCTTCATCATCGCGGACGCGGCCCGGTCGATGCCGCACACTCTGCGGGCCGTCGAGCTTGCCGACGAGGCAGTAGCCGAGCTGGAAATGATCGTGGGTTTCGACGACGACCTGGCCGGCGAAGCCACCCGCATCAGCAACAGACTGCGGGGACTGCTGACACAGATCCACCCGTCGCTGGAACGGGTACTGGGACCGCGAATGCAGCACCCAGCCGTGCTCAAGCTGCTCGACCAGTGCGGTTCGCCGGCCCAGGTCCGCAAGGCCGGACGGCGTCGGCTGGTGAACCTGATCCGCCCAAAGGCACCACGGATGGCGGAACGGCTCGTCGATGACATCTTCACCGCCCTGGACGAGCAGACAGTGGTCGTGCCAGGCACGGCCGCGGCCGCATTGATCGTCCCCAGCCTCGCCAGCTCGCTCCAGTCGGTACTTGACCAGCGCAAACTCCTCGCCACAAGGATCGAGGAACTGCTGGAGGCTCACCCTCTTTCCAAGGTCCTGACGTCCATGCCGGGGATCGGCGTCAGGACCGGAGCACGCATCCTCATCGACATCGGCGACGCCAGCAGCTTCCCCAGCGCCGCCCACCTCGCCGCCTACGCCGGCCTCGCCCCGGCAACCCGCAGTTCCGGGTCCTCCATCCGCGGCGAACAGCCATCGCGCAGAGGAAACAAACAGCTCAAACGCGCCTTCTTCCTCTCCGCGTTCGCCGCCCTGGCCGACCCCGTCTCCAGGGCCTACTACGACAAGAAGATCGCCCAGGGAAAACACCACACCCAAGCCCTCCTCTGCCTCGCCAGACGACGAGCCGACGTGCTCTTCGCCATGCTCCGCGACGGCACCTTCTACCAACCCCAACCAGCCCCCACGGGTTGA
- a CDS encoding PAS domain-containing protein, with protein MDAALMAFAADGTVTHWNHEAARILGWTAEEAVGRPGLKGWAVRAEDADGVQSALTAAMRAPGRQVHDFALLAKDGHRVLVRTQSSAVRAPDGRVAGVYCAFGESHTQLDLERAVALSEALFEDATWGVVLIDADLRPAVVNAHAARVIGRGRTALLGRPLGDVLAQGVEELENAFQHVLAEGTPPAVAEVWVTLRDGEAELPRRCWRSGFVRLASPLAEEPVPLGVAWLFQDVTDLKRAEQDGSLLRFRAHQLHRAGRAAAECPDPAEAAAVHLDFALAGFADHALVDLARTPAPAPYGAVDADAAWDAEPPPAEGGGPGAAAPRLVRALASPAGAPGPSEAVPPTGIPVAYVQGHPALQAYVRCGSVRATAGPAPAEGWAAARNWPDGTVHGLCVVLRSRGRTLGVATFLRAPARRPFDRADADYAEEVAARIAAALDLAGAAEA; from the coding sequence ATGGACGCCGCGCTGATGGCCTTCGCCGCGGACGGCACGGTCACCCACTGGAACCACGAGGCCGCGCGCATCCTCGGGTGGACCGCCGAGGAGGCGGTCGGCCGCCCCGGCCTGAAGGGGTGGGCGGTCCGCGCGGAGGACGCCGACGGCGTGCAGTCCGCGCTGACGGCCGCCATGCGCGCCCCGGGCCGTCAGGTGCACGACTTCGCCCTGCTGGCCAAGGACGGCCACCGCGTCCTCGTGCGCACCCAGTCCTCCGCCGTGCGCGCCCCGGACGGGCGGGTCGCCGGGGTCTACTGCGCCTTCGGCGAGTCGCACACCCAGCTCGACCTGGAGCGGGCGGTGGCGCTCAGCGAGGCGCTCTTCGAGGACGCCACCTGGGGCGTGGTGCTGATCGACGCCGACCTGCGCCCCGCGGTCGTCAACGCGCATGCCGCCCGTGTCATCGGCAGGGGCCGTACGGCGCTGCTGGGTCGGCCGCTGGGCGATGTGCTGGCCCAGGGCGTCGAGGAGCTGGAGAACGCCTTCCAGCACGTCCTGGCCGAGGGCACGCCGCCGGCCGTCGCGGAGGTGTGGGTGACGCTGCGGGACGGCGAGGCCGAACTCCCGCGCCGGTGCTGGCGCAGCGGGTTCGTCCGGCTGGCCTCGCCGTTGGCGGAGGAGCCCGTTCCGCTCGGTGTGGCCTGGCTCTTCCAGGACGTCACCGACCTCAAACGGGCCGAACAGGACGGCTCCCTGCTGCGTTTCCGCGCCCACCAGCTGCACCGTGCGGGCCGGGCCGCCGCCGAGTGCCCCGACCCGGCCGAAGCCGCCGCCGTCCACCTGGACTTCGCGCTGGCGGGCTTCGCCGACCACGCCCTGGTGGACCTCGCCCGCACCCCGGCCCCGGCCCCGTACGGCGCGGTGGACGCGGACGCGGCGTGGGACGCGGAGCCGCCGCCCGCCGAGGGAGGCGGTCCCGGTGCCGCGGCGCCGCGGCTGGTGCGGGCGCTGGCCTCCCCGGCGGGCGCGCCCGGCCCCTCGGAGGCCGTCCCGCCGACCGGCATCCCGGTGGCCTACGTCCAGGGCCATCCGGCGCTCCAGGCGTATGTGCGGTGCGGCTCGGTGCGGGCCACCGCCGGCCCGGCCCCGGCCGAGGGCTGGGCGGCCGCCCGCAACTGGCCGGACGGCACGGTCCACGGGCTGTGCGTGGTGCTCCGCAGCCGGGGCCGCACCCTCGGGGTCGCCACCTTCCTGCGGGCGCCCGCCCGCCGCCCCTTCGACCGCGCGGACGCCGACTACGCCGAGGAGGTCGCCGCCCGGATCGCGGCCGCCCTCGACCTCGCGGGGGCGGCGGAGGCGTGA
- a CDS encoding SIS domain-containing protein, whose product MAESDRSEGLAGRYFDAAIDLLRQVRDAEADRIAAAGRMIADTVEAGGRVFSFGAGHSSLPAQDTVYRAGGLAVMNLLAVPGVVGVDVRPATLGSALERVDGLAGAVLDTSPLERGDVLVIISLSGRNALPVEMAINARALGIKVIGLTSVAYADATKSRHSSGSHLRDHCDIVLDSRIPVGDAELTLPGIEAPFAPASTVVTSAIMQAVVATAAGALAERGVQPPLLRSGNVDGGHEWNDRVMREYADRIFYRH is encoded by the coding sequence ATGGCTGAGAGCGACCGGAGCGAGGGGCTGGCCGGGCGGTACTTCGACGCCGCCATCGACCTGCTGCGCCAGGTCCGCGACGCGGAGGCGGACCGGATCGCGGCGGCCGGGCGGATGATCGCGGACACCGTGGAGGCGGGCGGCCGGGTCTTCTCCTTCGGGGCCGGGCACTCCTCGCTGCCCGCCCAGGACACCGTCTACCGCGCCGGCGGACTGGCGGTCATGAACCTCCTCGCCGTCCCCGGGGTCGTCGGTGTGGACGTCCGCCCGGCGACGCTCGGCAGCGCACTGGAGCGGGTCGACGGGCTGGCCGGGGCGGTGCTGGACACCAGTCCGCTGGAGCGCGGCGACGTCCTGGTGATCATCTCGCTCTCGGGGCGGAACGCGCTGCCGGTCGAGATGGCGATCAACGCTCGGGCCCTCGGCATCAAGGTCATCGGCCTGACGTCGGTGGCCTACGCGGACGCCACCAAGTCCCGGCACTCCTCGGGCAGCCACCTCAGGGACCACTGCGACATCGTCCTGGACAGCCGGATCCCGGTCGGCGACGCGGAGCTGACGCTGCCCGGCATCGAGGCGCCGTTCGCCCCCGCCTCCACGGTCGTCACCAGCGCGATCATGCAGGCCGTGGTGGCGACCGCGGCCGGTGCGCTCGCCGAGCGCGGGGTGCAGCCGCCGCTGCTGCGCTCGGGCAACGTGGACGGCGGCCACGAGTGGAACGACCGGGTGATGCGGGAGTACGCGGACCGGATCTTCTACCGGCACTGA
- a CDS encoding alpha/beta fold hydrolase, whose amino-acid sequence MVRRIDVTGSGGVRLAAWEFTDPPKSGGGLGESGRRPGVLLLHGLMGRASHWADTARRLSAAHRPVALDQRGHGRSEKPADGPLDRTAYVEDAIAAVEQLELAPAALVGHAMGALTAWQVAARRPDLVSALVICDMRASALGAASQREWAEWFRSWPVPFATLADVRKWFGEEDPTLERPRPARGEFFAEVMAERADGWRPVFSRRQMLSARETWVHDAHWEELAQVACPTLVVRGLDAQLGRAEAQEMVRVLPRGSYAEIPDAGHLLPWEQPDAWCRVIESFLGAVAARS is encoded by the coding sequence ATGGTGCGGCGTATCGATGTGACGGGGTCCGGCGGCGTGCGGCTCGCGGCCTGGGAATTCACCGACCCGCCCAAGAGCGGTGGCGGCCTGGGGGAGAGCGGGCGGCGGCCCGGTGTGCTGCTGCTCCACGGCCTGATGGGCCGCGCCTCCCACTGGGCGGACACCGCCCGCCGGTTGAGCGCCGCACACCGCCCGGTCGCCCTCGACCAGCGCGGCCACGGCCGCAGCGAGAAGCCCGCCGACGGCCCGCTCGACCGCACCGCGTACGTCGAGGACGCCATCGCCGCCGTCGAGCAGCTGGAGCTGGCCCCGGCGGCCCTGGTCGGCCATGCCATGGGCGCCCTGACGGCCTGGCAGGTGGCGGCCCGCCGCCCGGATCTGGTCAGCGCGCTGGTGATCTGCGACATGCGCGCCTCGGCGCTGGGCGCGGCCTCGCAGCGCGAGTGGGCGGAGTGGTTCCGCTCCTGGCCGGTGCCGTTCGCCACCCTCGCCGACGTCCGCAAGTGGTTCGGCGAGGAGGATCCGACGCTGGAGCGCCCCCGGCCGGCCCGTGGTGAGTTCTTCGCCGAGGTGATGGCCGAGCGCGCCGACGGCTGGCGCCCGGTCTTCTCCCGCCGCCAGATGCTCAGCGCCCGCGAGACCTGGGTGCACGACGCCCACTGGGAGGAGCTCGCCCAGGTCGCCTGCCCCACCCTCGTCGTCCGCGGCCTGGACGCCCAACTCGGCCGCGCCGAGGCCCAGGAGATGGTCCGCGTCCTGCCCCGCGGCAGCTACGCCGAGATCCCCGACGCCGGCCATCTCCTGCCCTGGGAGCAGCCCGACGCCTGGTGCCGCGTCATCGAGTCCTTCCTCGGCGCGGTGGCGGCGCGTTCCTGA